The following coding sequences lie in one Paenibacillus durus ATCC 35681 genomic window:
- a CDS encoding ATP-binding protein, whose product MLHEIHESRLLSPRSFQAGLLDSTYENVLEHIDCGVMLFDEEGVLTFVNARAYGMLELQRYTLAGCTVVDLLTHLSLSRIKKRQLLHIYRETVYKGKTMYEFMDEYGRYWEVNASFGGDMNGSYLFTFKEISDYKKIEQTAYQNDNLAMLGKLSASIAHEIRNPLTAIRGFIQLLRPHLQGLGKEEYAKIILAEIDRANDIIHEFLSSSKPSSPQAGIISVSALMKEVILLTESEVLMKGCQIVLNALASDLYISVDVKQIKQVLINMIRNALEAVSDRLDDITGRIELGAYREGGEVRIIVSDNGKGMDVCTMSHLFNQFFTTKENGTGLGLSVSDRIIKNHGGRISVSSRINEGTSFVISLPLTPGLTA is encoded by the coding sequence GTGCTACATGAAATTCACGAAAGTCGGCTTCTGTCGCCGCGATCGTTCCAAGCCGGGCTTCTGGACAGTACATATGAAAATGTTCTGGAGCATATTGATTGTGGAGTCATGCTTTTTGATGAAGAAGGAGTTCTAACCTTTGTAAATGCGCGGGCGTACGGAATGCTTGAGCTTCAGCGCTATACGCTGGCAGGATGTACTGTAGTCGATTTGCTGACACATCTTTCTTTGAGCCGGATCAAGAAGAGACAACTGCTGCATATCTATCGGGAGACGGTTTACAAAGGAAAGACGATGTATGAGTTTATGGACGAATATGGTCGCTATTGGGAAGTAAACGCTTCCTTTGGCGGAGATATGAACGGCAGCTACTTATTTACTTTTAAGGAAATTTCCGATTATAAAAAGATAGAACAAACCGCTTACCAAAATGACAATCTGGCTATGTTAGGCAAATTATCTGCCTCCATTGCCCATGAAATCCGGAATCCTTTGACAGCCATTCGCGGATTCATCCAGCTGCTTCGCCCGCATCTGCAGGGACTTGGGAAGGAAGAATATGCTAAGATCATCTTGGCGGAGATCGACCGTGCCAATGATATTATTCATGAATTTCTCTCCTCGTCCAAGCCTTCCTCTCCTCAAGCCGGAATCATTTCCGTTTCCGCCCTGATGAAAGAAGTCATACTGCTGACAGAAAGCGAAGTCTTGATGAAGGGCTGCCAGATCGTTCTTAATGCTTTAGCCAGCGATTTGTATATTTCCGTAGATGTGAAGCAGATTAAGCAGGTCCTGATCAATATGATAAGAAACGCCCTGGAGGCTGTCTCCGACCGCTTGGACGATATCACAGGGAGGATTGAGCTTGGGGCGTATAGAGAAGGCGGAGAGGTACGGATCATCGTCTCTGACAACGGTAAAGGCATGGATGTGTGCACCATGAGCCATCTGTTCAACCAGTTCTTCACCACCAAGGAGAATGGCACGGGGCTGGGCCTTTCCGTGAGTGACCGGATCATTAAAAACCATGGGGGACGCATTTCCGTCAGCAGCCGGATTAATGAGGGGACCAGTTTTGTGATATCGCTTCCGCTGACTCCGGGGCTTACCGCATAA